The proteins below are encoded in one region of Oryzias melastigma strain HK-1 linkage group LG7, ASM292280v2, whole genome shotgun sequence:
- the LOC112151104 gene encoding succinate dehydrogenase [ubiquinone] iron-sulfur subunit, mitochondrial isoform X1, with translation MNATAPAHPRGEAFTGRTNLSGSALLTSSQPVVLLLCYKSFQTGKMSLVSLRRNLLAFRNSGTMMVRFAQTAAAPAPEPRMKTFQVYRWDPDQPGDKPRMQTYEVDLNTCGPMVLDALIKIKNEIDPTLTFRRSCREGICGSCAMNINGENTLACLNRINSNSSKPTKIYPLPHMYVVKDLVPDMSNFYAQYKSIEPYLKKKDESQEGKTQYFQSVEDRQKLDGLYECILCACCSTSCPSYWWNGDKYLGPAVLMQAYRWMIDSRDEFTEERLSKLQDPFSLYRCHTIMNCTKTCPKGLNPGKAIAEIKKMMATYREKTATSP, from the exons ATGAATGCAACAGCGCCGGCGCATCCTCGCGGTGAGGCGTTCACAGGTCGGACAAACTTGAGTGGGTCTGCCCTGCTCACGAGCTCACAGCCTGTGGTCCTGCTGCTCTGTTACAAGTCATTCCAGACCGGGAAGATGTCGCTGGTTTCTCTGAGACGAAACCTTCTGGCTTTCAGAAACTCTGGGACGATG ATGGTGCGGTTTGCTCAGACCGCCGCCGCTCCGGCTCCAGAGCCCAGGATGAAGACGTTCCAGGTGTACCGCTGGGACCCGGACCAGCCTGGTGACAAACCGCGAATGCAGACGTATGAAGTTGACCTCAACAC CTGTGGCCCCATGGTCCTGGACGCTCTTATAAAGATCAAGAATGAGATTGACCCCACACTCACATTCAGGCGTTCTTGTCGAGAAG GTATTTGTGGTTCGTGTGCGATGAACATCAATGGAGAAAACACACTGGCCTGTCTGAACAGGATCAACAGCAACAGCAGCAAACCAACAAAAATCTACCCGCTGCCACACATGTACGTCGTCAAGGATCTGGTGCCA GACATGAGCAACTTCTATGCGCAGTACAAATCGATAGAGCCGTACCTGAAGAAGAAGGATGAGAGTCAGGAGGGGAAGACGCAGTATTTTCAGTCCGTGGAGGACAGACAGAAACTG GATGGCCTGTATGAGTGCATCCTCTGTGCTTGCTGCAGCACCAGCTGTCCCAGCTACTGGTGGAATGGAGACAAATACCTGGGACCTGCTGTCCTCATGCAG GCTTATCGCTGGATGATTGACTCTCGGGATGAGTTCACCGAGGAACGATTGTCGAAGCTCCAGGACCCCTTTTCTCTTTACCGCTGCCACACAATCATGAACTGCACCAAGACTTGCCCCAAG GGTCTCAACCCAGGAAAGGCCATTGCAGAGATCAAAAAAATGATGGCTacttacagagaaaaaacagcCACCTCGCCATGA
- the LOC112151104 gene encoding succinate dehydrogenase [ubiquinone] iron-sulfur subunit, mitochondrial isoform X2, giving the protein MVRFAQTAAAPAPEPRMKTFQVYRWDPDQPGDKPRMQTYEVDLNTCGPMVLDALIKIKNEIDPTLTFRRSCREGICGSCAMNINGENTLACLNRINSNSSKPTKIYPLPHMYVVKDLVPDMSNFYAQYKSIEPYLKKKDESQEGKTQYFQSVEDRQKLDGLYECILCACCSTSCPSYWWNGDKYLGPAVLMQAYRWMIDSRDEFTEERLSKLQDPFSLYRCHTIMNCTKTCPKGLNPGKAIAEIKKMMATYREKTATSP; this is encoded by the exons ATGGTGCGGTTTGCTCAGACCGCCGCCGCTCCGGCTCCAGAGCCCAGGATGAAGACGTTCCAGGTGTACCGCTGGGACCCGGACCAGCCTGGTGACAAACCGCGAATGCAGACGTATGAAGTTGACCTCAACAC CTGTGGCCCCATGGTCCTGGACGCTCTTATAAAGATCAAGAATGAGATTGACCCCACACTCACATTCAGGCGTTCTTGTCGAGAAG GTATTTGTGGTTCGTGTGCGATGAACATCAATGGAGAAAACACACTGGCCTGTCTGAACAGGATCAACAGCAACAGCAGCAAACCAACAAAAATCTACCCGCTGCCACACATGTACGTCGTCAAGGATCTGGTGCCA GACATGAGCAACTTCTATGCGCAGTACAAATCGATAGAGCCGTACCTGAAGAAGAAGGATGAGAGTCAGGAGGGGAAGACGCAGTATTTTCAGTCCGTGGAGGACAGACAGAAACTG GATGGCCTGTATGAGTGCATCCTCTGTGCTTGCTGCAGCACCAGCTGTCCCAGCTACTGGTGGAATGGAGACAAATACCTGGGACCTGCTGTCCTCATGCAG GCTTATCGCTGGATGATTGACTCTCGGGATGAGTTCACCGAGGAACGATTGTCGAAGCTCCAGGACCCCTTTTCTCTTTACCGCTGCCACACAATCATGAACTGCACCAAGACTTGCCCCAAG GGTCTCAACCCAGGAAAGGCCATTGCAGAGATCAAAAAAATGATGGCTacttacagagaaaaaacagcCACCTCGCCATGA